AATAAATGCAAATGACTCACCTGGTAGCTTTTATATCATCCGAACCAAGAAGGCCTTATTGCCGCATGTagatgatgatggtgatggtgGCGGTTGATCAAGGAGGCTCGAACAGTTGTCCAGTGCCAAGGCCACAAACAATCGATCCACCGGGCGTATCTTTAGTGACGGACAGAAAAACAGAAGCGCAAATTGATTACAACTGATCCGAGAGACGGTTGGAAACACTGGGCAGCACAACAAAACACGGAACTTGGTATTGAATAGATATATGGTAGTAGCACGCGCACACACACGTCTGTATAGCAGCGTAGTCGGTGTCTAACTGAACACACAACGGTTGCCCAGCGCGGCAGGTTTTGAAAATCACCCACCCGCCTGCGTTCGTACCCAACAAGAGAGCCGCCCCCTTCACCAGTAGCGCCgttcaaaaaagtttttcctgAGCCAAGGACCGAGGCCACGCCTCCTCCCACTATAGTTCTCTCTTTGAGCTTCGTCCATCGTCcacgtttatttatttttccacagAATCGGCAATAATtgaggaaaaataaaggacaattttttaatcatttcaaaagaaagacaaaTCTGCTACGTGCGGTGGTTAGTTAAAATTGCCGATCACTGGCGAAATCCAAATACGTACCCGCATAAAGTCCGAAAACATTTCTTACGTGGATTAGGTGATGCAAGTTATTAAATCTAGTTCAAGGTGAAATTGCACGCTATCGTGCCGGACAAAACATCGCGGCCACTACTAACCGATCGACAGACTCTCACACGGCATTGCCGTCCGCAAACCcaagttgttgctgttgttgtttgttgtattACTGATTGACATTTGATGCATTTCATCAAGGACGGAAACAAacacgacaaaagaaaaacctagcCGTCCGCCCAGCCTAAAGTGCTCTTGAGTGTAACGAGGTGGAAAAGTCGAATTACCTGCAATCATTCACCAAACCGAACGAAAACAATGAGGGGAGGAAATAATCAAACTCGTAGAGCTGCCAGAAAAAAATGCCCAAAAAATGAGCTTAAAGTTTTCACATCATCGAGGTCGACTGCTCCACATTTTGTCGTACAGTTCCGATCGATtcgcttttattctttttttctgacatCTTAAAATAGACGGATGATGAGCCCAAGACAAACGGGGGAACGAGTCCCGTCGTAAAACAATCTTGAATTATCGCCACCATTCCCAAAGAGCTAAAGAGAAGATGCGCCAAATTTATTAGTGTGTTGCTTCTAAGTTGTCTTATTATAAGCTACACGGTGGAGCAGAGCGGAGCAACCGGTTCGTTTGTTTCTCCCGTCTTTGAAGGGATGAAGCATTGAAGAGCAAATGACCCAGATGACACCAGACTGTGTAAACTGGCCCTATGTAGGCTAATGTCGtcgtaataatttttctttcctgttttTCCAGGTCACTTGCCCAACATGACAAACAagacaagaaacaaaaaaatcctgAAAATCCCATTTTCATAGATGAAAAACAATACGATAGTAATTCAATTATGAGCGTCACCTTTGTTCGAAAGGATGCCCATATCCATTCAAGGTAGGAATATTAAACGAAATAACCtttgagaaagaaagaagaaaagaaaaaaacgagttgCGTCAGCTGGTTATTAGTTAAttctcgtatttttttttccaattccgcATTCTAGATGAGattaacgacaaaaaacatattttttttttttttttctttaagggGACGTGATAATCATGGCGAATTGTGCCCTGCATGTTATTCAACCTTTCCTGCGGGAAGGTATTATATATCCATTTCATTAttgctctttctttcttccgacGTTACGTTCCCGTTAGCGATATTTTGATACCCCGGAGCCAAGAAGGAAGCGTAACAATTTATTGCTAATTGATCGTATTCTAAAGGAGCCTTGGCTTGAATCGACGACAGCTGCGATATCAAAACTATTTATGAAAGATGTAGCCAACACAAAATGGCGACATGCTAATACAAATCATCGGTGAATAAAGCGAAGTGAGGGAAAAGCAAGGAGGTCTGAGAGATGAAAACGAGATGCAAACACGAACGGAATGGAGCAAAAAGGAGAAGGTAGTAAAACAATTcactcggattttttttttaaaatatatttcccTTGTTATTATTGCAGGACATTTTGTCAGTTTTGTGCAACTCACTAATTATACACCCCGAGTCGTTTTTAGCGTCGTTTCGCCAAGACAATACTGAATAAACAGAAACATGACgcatttttgttaaaaaagctATAAAAGTGAGGACTTCTCTTTTGTTGACTTATTCAAAGGCTGCCAGCACTTTCTCAAAAAAAAGCTGCAAGTacacaaaattaattcaattcatatttgtcctctttttttgtaatattAAGTCAACAAGAGATTTACAAGGACAAAATGGCGGGAAATTCAATGTAgcgtctcttttttaaaaataaaataaaaaaatattctttttcagTTAGTACTAACTAGTCTATACAGGCCCACGCCTCCCCCTCATCTTTCTACCTGTCTCTTGCCATCAGCTCTACATACTACAACCCCcacgaactttttttttcttttacaacagCCGGAACTCGATATACAACAACGCGCACCTTCCGTCAAccgactctttttttcccctccatctctttttgtttcttttctggtCCCCCCTTTTCAACTTATCTACCAGACGGTTCTTCCTGAAAGATGATgagaaaggggagaaaaaaacaagggggctagaagaaaaaatcccgcctttttttcaaaccccAGCGCGTAGCTAAGCCTCTAATAAGGAAATCTCCCGATTGACAATCGGGCGATTAACAATGAATAAGTATGTAAAATTAGCTATGCTACAAGCTACCAACTTACAAGGTTTCCATCCTGAATAAATCAGACGAGCCTGAATTTATGGTAATCAAATCCGGCGATAGACTTTTTGTTGGTAATCATAATTCAGAATGGAAAACCGTgattattatcattttaaaCGAATCCTCCGCTCCTTTGCTAACCGTTTCAGGATGTTCCAAAaagtacaagaagaagaagaagaacaaagtgtgttattctttttctttgttatattTTCCCACAAGCCAATTTCATCGCGCGTTGAAAATGGGTTGCTATTttgggaaaagaaacaaaacgacTTTGAGAATCGGAGACGATGAGTGTACTACccagtgaagaagaaaaaccagttgggggtgtgttttttctttcttaagttTCTGTCAACTGTCAGCAGACCAGGCATGACATTTCCAGGGCGCGTGATACCAGATACTCTCCAGCCAAGCAGCACAACAAACGCGGATAGGGAAATAATACACACAAATCCGCGCTCGACAGCCTTCGGTTTTGTACCCATTTTGGCGTTTTCCGGTCGTATTTGGACACGAGAGAAaggctcttcttttttttcttattcttcgaCATCTTTCCTAGTTCAGCATTTTCCAGCAGGGAAAAATGCTGCACACAAAAGTCCCCCCCTCATTAACTTGCCCCACCGCCCAAAAAAGGGCTGGTGAATAGAAGCTGGAAATCCGCACCCCCCACAGTTATAACCGTAGTACACTCACAACTGTACTTAACATCTCTcgtagaaggaaaaaaagcacaaaacaaaaatccaaaagaaaaaaaaaactacttgAGTAGCAAACCGAGAGATATAAAGAAGACGGCGCAATCCCATATTCGTCGCTTCACCCCTATAAAAAGACGTGAACGTGTGATGTGTCGTGATGATTTCATTGAAGCGCGGTCAACACTTTCAATGCCCCTAAAAGTATcgagacaaaaaaaacaaaaaaagaagcagcATAAAgtcattcttttcctttttttaaatatcgatTCAACGCCTCGTCCTTGTGCTGATTGCTTATTTATCTGGCTGGCTTGTTCCGCCCGTTATActattttttccctattttttcCAACGGCAGATTTCACGCTGAGATCGATgaaacttagaaaaaaaaaatgaagaaaatgtttccaaTTCTTTTACCACCCGAGTCGAATCGCGCACCATCTGCCATGTAGAAGAGCATTCAGAGTGAAGGTTACTATCATCTGGggttctatttattttttactattattttttttttcttttttagagggAATTCTTCCTCAATTTCCCACAGCGTGAGAATTTCATCACTCGACTGTGATTTTGATtcctctaaaaaaaaaaaactccccccacactattttcttcttcttttgtttccgtCGATGCGTGTCGTGACAGGACCCGGGCTCACGAGAATGGAACAAGCTTATAAGAtggaaaagaggggggggggggattcgtCGAGGTGCATGTTATGTGTGAAGGCAGGGCTTAAAGGTGCGGAGAATTCTAATACGAAACGTATTAATAACGACTTCGTGCGCGCTTATCAAAAAGAGCCCGCCTCTGACACCACCGCCAACACCGTCAAGAGAGGTTCATCTCCTAGCTAGATATCAAAATGACTAGGCAGCAGGGCTGGTATAGTGTGTATAGAGGGAAGGCAACTCTACAGCGCTGCCGAGTCGTCGTCTCTGCCGTAGAGAGAGTGTGTCAACAGtgaaagtgtgtgtgtggcttatCCTCGTACCCATTCGCTTTCCTCCCTCCTTTCCCAGCCAGCGCCGAATAAGGAAATCACTTTCAGAGCTCTCCCTCTTTGTTGTGCACAGCTATCtgccgaaagagagagaatgaaaCAAGACAATGACGCGGTGCTGAACGCACCAGGCCGGCGAGGTCGACCCGATACACACGAAAAGGTTACAAGTGCGACGACTACTGCGAACAAAAGGGGATTACAGCGATGATTGGTCTCACGATTTTCAATATCATCATCAATATGCAAAAGGCATTCACCATTGCCACCGAGCCGCTTGTATAATGGCCTTATCCAAAAAGACTAACGAGAACCTGTCAGTGGCTCGCGTCAATGgccagaaaaaagagttgtagCACTCGATGATTTGTATGGCTTCAGCGGCGACTCAAATTGCTAAAACTCTCACCTCAGATAATGTGAGAGAGGAAGGCGCAAAGCTCTTTATATGGGGGTGGCAAGAAACGAGAAATTTACAAAGACAGCGGGATCTACACTTTTGTAGACAAACGCCTGTTATATCAACGACTATGTCTTTTTCTgcttcttttctctcattGCGGCCAAAAAGCAACGCGTTCTAAAAGCAACGCCGTTTTTGGTTGACCGTCCAATCTAACTGGACACGGCGCCCTCGTTTCTTTGAGCGCAACGAGTTCAGCAACCGGAGCTCTTTTTCCTGTcgtttggaaaaaataaacaaccgGAGTGCTTTCTCTACCATAACAGTTTGGGAAAAATTCTGGTTGGGGTTCAGTAAAAATTGATCCCCATATACAGGAGACAGACATTGTGCAAGAAAGAGGAGGTTCTGATTTGAGATGGATTGCAGCCGAAGCATCGAACGAGGCCGTCAAAAAAACACTTCAATCGTTCGACTTGTTAAACAGTAAAAGAGCGCACTCTTTATGTCTTGGTCGGTATTATGAGAAGAGAGAAAGTTCAATAGGCTTCAATAAGCGGAGCTTCGGCTGAAATCGCATCAAAGGCAATCGTTTTGCGTCGTAATCTTCTTAAAAAGTaggaaaggaaaggaaagaaaaaaaaggaaactggaTATCAAAAAGTGGCGTTGTCTCAATCGAATTGTGTCAGCAGCCTCCGCATCGAGAGATACAATCCAACTAGAGTTTTGGAAGGCTACCAGTTGTGAAGGCTGCAAGCTGATTTACAAAGATAATGAcctaaaagacaaaaataagctttttgccaaaaatccccccccccctcctccctgCTCACGccatttctttcctttaaaTACTGGTTGGTTCTTGGTTGTCACGTCTACAATTGCAGCGAGAGGAAGAGAATTTATGGCGACACAATAAACAAACGTGCGGACAGGCTAACTACGGCGAAGATGCCTTTCACGATAAGAGCCCCCACTAATGGAAaactttcaatttcaaaatgaaagggaATCGGGTGTTGAGAATTCGTGTGAATAATAGAATCTTGACGAACTGTGTTAATCAACTTGCACTTTCACAGTCCGTGCGAATAGAAAAGAGCCCTTCGTGAGTCACGGATATTCAACGGTTAGACACAGCTCAATAAACGCTCAAGAGCCACCTATCGGCTTTTTTTCTGGCTGACTATGGATTCGACGATTTGACTACGATAAAATAAACGTGAAATGACGCAATAATGATTATGCTATTTTACAACACAAAGATTATGCTTACATCATAGCCTCTGCTCAAACCGGGTAATTATAAATACCAAAATTGCAAGTACGACAAATAGGCATCAGCCACAAGTGGTTAGAAGTTTCTTTGGATTTCACTACAGGTGTGGTGTTGCGAAAAACAGCAAAGGCTGTTGGGCACAATTGTGAACAACATGTCTTTCAGTTTGCGAATTACTCTAAGTCTGACAAAGTGTGGATTTGGAAACTTACCGAATGGGGATGTAAGTTGATAATATTCATCTCTGGAATGGATGAGATGAAAAGGGCGATTGTAGAATCCGTGATGAATTATAGTCACTATATACATCATGACGTCAACGATGTCTTTTGCAGAGATTCGTAAGTGATTTCTGAGTGAAGATCAAAATTCTGAAATTAGCAAGGACACTTGCAAAATGTATGGCAGAATATTCGAATAACCACGTGAGAAATTTCGATACGCCTACCTTCTTAAGTAATACTTTTTTGCATCTGAAACACAATATGAAGTTGAAAACTGCAGTACTGTAATAACTAGCTTATGAAATGAGTTCAGATTTAATGTTTCTCGTCTCAAACTTGGCGCCAAATGGTTGAAACCTCATGGCGTAGTGTATAGCCAGCTGACTATTGAGATTGAGAACAATACGATGTGATATGTAAATTAAGTGAATCACTAATTATgcagccatctagcggtaaaaaTGGAACTTTCAGAGTTGCCGTTTGATTACTTTTccatgatttttctttttcaaccaTGAATTTTatgctcgttttttttctatcgtcgTTTAATTcgggtttttttaaattttactgaaTTACATAGTTTTACactattgaaattgaaatttatttaggTTCAAGTTCAACATACGTATATGGCGAATGATCATGATATTGaatgataaaaaaagtatTAAAGGAAGCTTTTATGAGCAAGTTCataacacaaatttttttttcgtgaacaTTATGTAAAATTGAATGTAGCATCAGGATGTGTACAAATTTCCACCAAATCAAATATATAGATCAAAACACAACATTTTCATGTCTCGACACTTTACCAGCTAATGTTGATATGAAATACAGTTGATATTCCAGCCATGCGGTCCGGAATTTAAGTATTCGAACATTTTCAATCTCATCAAAGCAATTCAATCTGGTCCAGTAGCGAAATGAATATGACTTTGACTTTTGGAAGAATGTTCGATTGATGTTAATTGCACCTCCTGCTACTATGCTTATATTTGACAATTATTAGCCTGTCAATATCTCTGAAAGGAAGCCTTCAACATCATCTAAACTAATTGAAGAAAACGGCTGCATTTATTAAGAACCGATTACAACTGCAAGATGGCAAATACTCCACAAATTAAATATCCATGATTCATGATTGAAGACGAAAAGTGCTCTATTACTGcacatttttctgttgttgtgtaTCTAACTATTCTTGTTCATTAATTAAAGTACATGAATTACCTATACATTTTttaccaaacaaaaatttagctAATGAATCAACAAACCACGTCAATCTGGTGGTTCCGATGATTTGTATACTGATGCACAGATAAGTCACATGTTCCGGTAGAAAGTTCATTGCAACACGAACATCATCGCATGTTGCGTCCTCTCAAGTTCCAACAAAGAAATGCGTacacaaaagataaaaataggaTTGGCGTGGGTTATCGGACCTATATGAAACAACTTGGTTAAAAAGTGGCTGCAACAACGGTTCTTTATCACACCTTCTCGTCCTGTGTCGTGAATTGTGCACGTATTGAAAAGCACTCAACGAATTactcatttgaatttcataGTTATATATCTTTGCTCGTGATCCAACTTGAAATTCAACACGTTAATCATGGAACACCATGGCAACAATCCACCACCTTATTCTGCAGGTAAAACTACCGGTTTTAATGGAATAATTTACCGGAGAAGAAAGGTTAGTTTTCGAATCAATGactaatttttgttgtttattgCGTGTGTAGGAGTCCCCCAGCAACAATACCAGCCCGTGCAGGTTTACATGACTAGCCCTCCTCCACCACCTGGACCAACCGTCGTACAAGTTGAAGTTGTGCCATTGGCGGGAAGGTGCGGAAGGTGTCaggtaaaatttgtttttcaaattaatcaaTCAAGTAACATACGCAACCAAAAATCAACACTTGCAATCGTTTCCCGACAGATTGGAGTTGTGCGAGAACATTTCACTTTGTGTGGATGGTTATGGGCTATATTCTTTTTCCCAATCGGATTAATTTGTCTCTTTACAATGAGGCTCAACAGCTGTAACAGATGCGGTGCAATCTATTGATCGTTGCCAAAGCTGTTTATCTCTACTGCAACTGCTCTGAAAGGATATCTGCAACattgaattataaaaaaaacctaaaaacgTTAACGCTAAATCAAATAAACAGATGCTACCTACTATGACCAAAATAATCTTATTGCAGgtagattttttaataatggcGGGCAAAAGGAAGTAGACGCCAGGTTCCCAATCAAC
Above is a genomic segment from Daphnia pulicaria isolate SC F1-1A chromosome 8, SC_F0-13Bv2, whole genome shotgun sequence containing:
- the LOC124311534 gene encoding brain protein I3-like, whose protein sequence is MEHHGNNPPPYSAGVPQQQYQPVQVYMTSPPPPPGPTVVQVEVVPLAGRCGRCQIGVVREHFTLCGWLWAIFFFPIGLICLFTMRLNSCNRCGAIY